The Candidatus Desulfofervidus auxilii DNA segment GGTATCTTTCCTCCATCTTTTGTTGATAAAACAACCTATAAATTTCTTCTTTGGCCTCTGAGAAGGTCTTATCTGGCACTTCTCTCCTTTTTTCCAACTGGATAAGCTGAAAACCACTATGAGTTTTTATCCAAGGACTTATTTCCCCTGGTTGCAATAGAGTTACTATATTCCTGATTTCAGGGGTTAATTCTGTTGCCTTAATCCAACCTAAATCCCCACCATCTTTAGCGGTAGGGGCCTGAGAATACTTCTGAGCCAGTTCAGGAAAGGAAATTCCTTCTTTCAAAAGTCTTAAAATTTCTTGCTGAACATATATTAGCCTTTTTTTATCTTCATCGGTAGAAGGAAAAGGCAATAAGATATGGCGTAAGTAATATTCGGTATAACCTTTATATTCATCTATGTGTGCCTGGTAATATTTCCTTATTTCTTCATCTGTCACTGTTACCTTACTTTGCACTTGTAAACCTATCAATTTACTTTTTAAAAGCTGGATTTTAATCCAGTCTTTATAATCCTCATATGAACTGCCTTCCCGTATTAAATCTTCTTTTAGTTTTTTTAAGGTAATGCCATTTTGAGTTA contains these protein-coding regions:
- a CDS encoding peptidylprolyl isomerase, which translates into the protein MRNNLRQFLLSLIVVFSILVPNHIAWCRLLDRIVAIVNDEVITLSELKEAMIYLTKTPNPPPEVKRRVLEEIINARLTAQQATKLGLQVKDAEVERAIQNIITQNGITLKKLKEDLIREGSSYEDYKDWIKIQLLKSKLIGLQVQSKVTVTDEEIRKYYQAHIDEYKGYTEYYLRHILLPFPSTDEDKKRLIYVQQEILRLLKEGISFPELAQKYSQAPTAKDGGDLGWIKATELTPEIRNIVTLLQPGEISPWIKTHSGFQLIQLEKRREVPDKTFSEAKEEIYRLFYQQKMEERYRQWLTQLREKAYIKILL